The genomic window TTTATTGTTCAAAAGAGCATTAACTCGCAAATATCAGATTCTTATTTAATAAATGTTGCTGTAAAACAACGTGCGTTGAGCCAACGCATAATTAAACAGGTATTTAATGCTAATTATAGCCAAGACTTAAACGCAAATAAAAACTCAATTAATACATTAAAAGGGCTTAAAAAAGAATGGGATAGCCTACATAATTATTTGCAATCTGTAAATAATAAAAATGCAGATAATAGCAAATTAGATTCTCTTCTAAAAATTAATAAAACTTCTTTTAACCCGATATTATCTTCTATAGAAAATTCCGATTTAAAGTCCTTAAATCAAGGAGTAAACAATATTTACGAATTAGAACATCGTTACTTAAAAAATGTAGATGCCTTAGTTGTACAATACCAAAAAGCCGAAGAAAAACATTTCAAAAAATTTAAGAATGTTATCTATCTTCTTGCATTAATTATGCTTTTATTTTTGCTAACCGGTTTTTTAAGCGTTGTTCGTCCTGCGTTTTTTACATTCATTAAGAAACATAAAGAGCTTATAAAATCTAATGAAGAGTTGGTTTTATCGGAAGATAAAATAAAATCTAATATGTTGGAGCTTAAAAAACTTAAAACAGAATTAGAAACTCAGGGAGAATATAATAGAATTTTTATAGAGCAGGCTCCAACTGCTATTGCTATGTTTGATAATAACATGTGTTATTTAGCGGTTTCTCAAAGGTATATAACAGATTATAAGTTAGAAGGACAACAGATTGTGGGGCGTTCTCATTATGATGTTTTTCCGGAAATTGGTGATGATTGGAAAGAGGATCATCAAAAGAGTCTTAAAGGTGGATTTATTGATAAGTGCGATGAAGCTCCTTTTGTGCGTTTAGATGGATCTGTACAATGGATTTATTGGGATGTGCAACCCTGGTATATTTCTGAAGGAAATATTGGCGGATTAATTATGCATACAGGCGATATAACTCACATAAAAGAAAATGAGGAAGAACGGATTCGTATAGAGAAAATATTAGATAAAACTAACGAGGTTGCCCGCATTGGAACATGGGATATAGACTTGATAAAAAACACTGTTTTTTGGAGTAAAGTAGTTTTTGAAATACATGAAGCGCCCGATGATTTTGTGCCAAGTTTAGAAACAGGTGTGGATTTCTATAAGGAAGGAGAGAGCAGAAACACATTAAAAAAAGTAATTAAAGAAGCCAAGGAGCAAGGTCGCTCTTTTGATGTAGAGTTAGAGCTTATAACATTAAAAGGGAATACTGTTTGGGTGCGATCTACTGGACAAGCAGAAATTGTAGATGGTACATGTATCCGCCTTTTTGGGGTGTTTCAGGATATTAATAGTGAGAAAAATTCGGAAATAGAGCTAACAAAGCTCAAAATTGCTTTGGAAGTTAAAGATACATATAATAGAATTTTTATAGAACAGGCGCCGACAGCTATTGCTATGCTCGATAATAATATGTGTTACCTAGCGGTTTCCCAACGTTATATAGAAGATTATAATTTAGAAGGACAACAAATAGTAGGTCGTTCTCACTATGATATTTTTCCCGAAATTGGTGACGATTGGAAAGCAAATCATCAAAAAGGTCTTAAAGAAGGTGTAATAGACAGGTGTGATGAAGCTCCTTTTGTACGTTTAGATGGATCGGTACAATGGATTTATTGGGATGTACGTCCATGGTATATTTCCGAAGGAAATATTGGTGGATTAATTATGCATACGGGTGATATTACGCATCTTAAAGAAAATGAGGAAGAACGCCTCCGTATCGAGACAATATTAGATAAAACGAATGAAGTTGCGCGCATTGGAACATGGGAAATAGACTTAATAAAAAACACCCTTTTTTGGAGTAAAGTAGTTTATGAAATACATGAAGTGCCCGAAAACTTCGAAGTGGATGTAGAAACGGGTATTAATTTTTTTAAGGAAGGGGAAAGTAGAACTAAGATTGAAAATGCAATTACTGAAGTTTCAGAATATGGAACCTCTTTTGATGTAGAACTAGAATTAGTAACAGCAACTAATAATATTATTTGGACACGTGCTATTGGGCAAGCGCAAATTGTGGATGGTAAATGTATACGGGTTTTTGGAATATTTCAGGATATAAATAATGAGAAAAACACAGAAATAGATTTAAAAAAAACCAATGCAGAGTTGCAATCTGTGTTTAATTCTGAAGTAATAGCCATGGTATCTACAGATGCAGATGGCATTATTACTCATTTTAATCGTGGAGCAGAAATTTTAACCGGATATTCAGCATCTGAAATAATTGGATTGCAAAGACCAACATTTTATCATCTGCAAGAAGAGTTAGATGCATTTAGGATTGATATTGCAAAGTTATATGGTAAAAATCCTATAGGGTTTAGTGCGCAATTAGAATTATCTAAACATAATGCATATGATACCCGAGAATGGACTTATCTAAGAAAAGATGGATCGACAATATCGGTTCAATTAACATTAACATCAATTAAAGATGAACAGGATAAACTTATTGGTTATTTTGGTGTTTCAACAGATATTTCTGAAAAAATAATTGCTCAGAATGAATTATTGAGAAAAAATCAACTACTCAATTTTGCAGAGGAGATTACTTTAATGGGGCATTTTCAATGGAGTAAAGCTATAGATAAGCTTGTATGGTCTGATAGTCTATATAACATATTCGAGTTAGATAAAGATACAGTAGAATTGTGTTTTAATACTTATTTAGATTATGTTCATCCAGATGATAGGGAGCTTGTGGCTGCTCACCATAATAAAACTATGGCTGGTGATGTATTTGATAATTTTACACACCGTATATGCACGAATGGTAAAGTGAAAATTATTAGGCAGTTAGGGCAGGTTATCACTAATGCTCAAGGCGAAGTTATAGAAATTGTTGGTAGTATTCAGGATATTACCGAGCAAAAAATGGCAGAGAATAAGTTTAGAGGTTTGCTAGAATCTGCTCCAGATGCTATGGTGATAACCAATGAACAAGGAGAAATACAACTAATAAACAAGCAGGCAGAAAAATTATTTGGATACCATATTGACGAGTTATTAAATAAACCTGTAGAAATACTTATACCTAAAAGATTAACAGGTTTATATTCCGAACATCGTATGAGCTTTTTTGAAAACCCCGATGCGAGATCATTAGGAGAAGAGAAAGAATTGTATGGTTTAAATAAAGAAGGCAAAGAAATACCAATACAAATAAGTTTAAGTCCTTTAGAAACAGAACAGGGTTTGTTATTATCGGCAGCCATACGTGATATTACAGTACAAAAATTAGCAAAGAGTGAGTTGTTGCGTAAAAACCAACTGCTTAATTTTGCGGAAGAGATTACCTTAATGGGGAATTGGGAATGGGACACTGTTACAGATAAGGTAGTGTGGTCCAGTAATATGTATAATATTTTTGAACTAGATAAAGAAATAGATAGTTTAAATTTTGATGTCTATTTTAGCTTTGTTCATCCTGAAGATAGAGAAATTGTAACCCATTATTTTGATAAAACAAGAGAAGAGAAAAGCCTTAAAAGTTTTACCCATCGTATTATAGCAGGTGATGGTAAATTAAAAATTATTAAGCTTTTAGGTGAAGTTGTTACCGATGTTTTGGGTAATATTATTGAAATGATTGGTACTTGCCAAGATATTACAGCTTCTAAGGCTGCCGAAAGAGAATTGTATGATGCAAACATGCAGTTAAAAGCGATATTAAATTCTGGACCACTCGCAATTGTATCGATTGATAATGATGGAATAATTAATCACTTTAATCATGGTGCAGAGCTTTTGTTAGGCTATTCAGCTTCTGAAATGGTTGGATTAAAACAACCAGAAATTTATCATTTAGAAGAAGAGATGCTAAGTTTTAAGGAAGATATAGCAAAAAGATATAATAAAGATCTTTCTGATTTTAGCCCTTATTTAGAATTAGCTAAACATAATGTATCCGATACAAGAGAGTGGACTTATCGTAGAAAGGATGGTTCTACTTTTCCGGTAGAGTTAACATTAACAGGTATTAAAAATGATTTAGGTGAAAAAACGGGGTTTTTAGCCGTATCCTTTGATATCACAAAAAGAAGAGCAGCAAAAAACGAACTGTTGAGACAAAACCATATATTGAATTTTGCCGAAAACATTACCCTAATGGGGAATTGGCAAGCGGATATCGTTACTAATAATGTAAAATGGTCTGCTAATCTCTATAATATTTTTGGACTTGAAAAAAATACAGAAACAACCCTTGATACCTACCTTAGTTTTACACACCCGGAAGATAAGGACAGGGTTGCCGACCATATGCGTGATACCGTTGAAGAAAAAACATTCACCGATTTAGTGCACCGAATTCAATTAACCGATGGTACCATAAAAATTGTGCAACTTTTAGCTCATGTTTTTACAGATAATTTGGGAAATGTTACAGAAATAGTTGGTACATGTCAAGATGTTACTGTGCAGAAAATGGCAGAAACCGAACTATTGCGTAAAAATCACTTTTTAAGTTTTGCAGAAAGAATAGCCAAGATGGGAAATTGGCAATGGAATGTGGTTACCGATACTTTAAAATGGTCTTTTAATATGCATGGGATTTATGGGAGTGATGAAAGTGAAACAGATTTAAATTACGAGTCGTTTTTCAATTTTGTTCACCC from Algibacter sp. L1A34 includes these protein-coding regions:
- a CDS encoding PAS domain S-box protein, with the protein product MKKLKNSIKKRYLLFISSLILLIIVIVFIVQKSINSQISDSYLINVAVKQRALSQRIIKQVFNANYSQDLNANKNSINTLKGLKKEWDSLHNYLQSVNNKNADNSKLDSLLKINKTSFNPILSSIENSDLKSLNQGVNNIYELEHRYLKNVDALVVQYQKAEEKHFKKFKNVIYLLALIMLLFLLTGFLSVVRPAFFTFIKKHKELIKSNEELVLSEDKIKSNMLELKKLKTELETQGEYNRIFIEQAPTAIAMFDNNMCYLAVSQRYITDYKLEGQQIVGRSHYDVFPEIGDDWKEDHQKSLKGGFIDKCDEAPFVRLDGSVQWIYWDVQPWYISEGNIGGLIMHTGDITHIKENEEERIRIEKILDKTNEVARIGTWDIDLIKNTVFWSKVVFEIHEAPDDFVPSLETGVDFYKEGESRNTLKKVIKEAKEQGRSFDVELELITLKGNTVWVRSTGQAEIVDGTCIRLFGVFQDINSEKNSEIELTKLKIALEVKDTYNRIFIEQAPTAIAMLDNNMCYLAVSQRYIEDYNLEGQQIVGRSHYDIFPEIGDDWKANHQKGLKEGVIDRCDEAPFVRLDGSVQWIYWDVRPWYISEGNIGGLIMHTGDITHLKENEEERLRIETILDKTNEVARIGTWEIDLIKNTLFWSKVVYEIHEVPENFEVDVETGINFFKEGESRTKIENAITEVSEYGTSFDVELELVTATNNIIWTRAIGQAQIVDGKCIRVFGIFQDINNEKNTEIDLKKTNAELQSVFNSEVIAMVSTDADGIITHFNRGAEILTGYSASEIIGLQRPTFYHLQEELDAFRIDIAKLYGKNPIGFSAQLELSKHNAYDTREWTYLRKDGSTISVQLTLTSIKDEQDKLIGYFGVSTDISEKIIAQNELLRKNQLLNFAEEITLMGHFQWSKAIDKLVWSDSLYNIFELDKDTVELCFNTYLDYVHPDDRELVAAHHNKTMAGDVFDNFTHRICTNGKVKIIRQLGQVITNAQGEVIEIVGSIQDITEQKMAENKFRGLLESAPDAMVITNEQGEIQLINKQAEKLFGYHIDELLNKPVEILIPKRLTGLYSEHRMSFFENPDARSLGEEKELYGLNKEGKEIPIQISLSPLETEQGLLLSAAIRDITVQKLAKSELLRKNQLLNFAEEITLMGNWEWDTVTDKVVWSSNMYNIFELDKEIDSLNFDVYFSFVHPEDREIVTHYFDKTREEKSLKSFTHRIIAGDGKLKIIKLLGEVVTDVLGNIIEMIGTCQDITASKAAERELYDANMQLKAILNSGPLAIVSIDNDGIINHFNHGAELLLGYSASEMVGLKQPEIYHLEEEMLSFKEDIAKRYNKDLSDFSPYLELAKHNVSDTREWTYRRKDGSTFPVELTLTGIKNDLGEKTGFLAVSFDITKRRAAKNELLRQNHILNFAENITLMGNWQADIVTNNVKWSANLYNIFGLEKNTETTLDTYLSFTHPEDKDRVADHMRDTVEEKTFTDLVHRIQLTDGTIKIVQLLAHVFTDNLGNVTEIVGTCQDVTVQKMAETELLRKNHFLSFAERIAKMGNWQWNVVTDTLKWSFNMHGIYGSDESETDLNYESFFNFVHPEDQAVVAKYVEIAYTEKKFPNNFIHRIITSDGEVKTIHSLGEVILDDQGDILEMIGTTQDITEQKMEENKFRGLLESAPDAMVITNEDSKIQMINKQAEKMFGYKIEELFNKSVDLLLPQRFLTGCESKVDTVLSGLEGTESSGEEDLTAMNKNGEEFPVQINLSPLQTEDGILISAAIRDITEQKSARNKIIKAKNDLEILAQKLIKNNDQLADFAHITSHNLRAPVSNLNSLLGLYNTATSEDDKAFLFEKFEKVIDHLTQTLNTLVNAVKITNNTSKEFESVKFNDVLNKTKDILTGQIMKNEAVITSDFSKMAKIKYDTIYLESIFLNLVGNSLKYRSNERIPEIFIKSEVIKGKVRLIFKDNGLGIDLEKHGHKLFGLNKVFHRHPEAKGVGLFMVKTQVEALNGTIYATSEVNKGTTFTINFN